The DNA segment AGCAAGGACTTAGCGATCATCACACGCATGGTTTTCCAAAGAAAAGGAGTTTTGCAGCGTCCTAAGCCAACAATCCCTTGATCACTTTTCCGCCCTGGTTATCCAGCAGCGACATCGTTCGGTTGTTGGAATCGAAGTTCAGACGTTCCGCATCCAAGCCAAACAAATGGAGCAACGTTGCATGGTAATCAAAATGATTGACGACGTTTTCGACCGCTTTATGGCCCAGTTCGTCGGTTGCTCCGTAAACGTGCCCTTTCTTGAATCCGCCACCCGCAACCCACATGCTAAAGCCGTAGGTGTTGTGGTCCCGGCCAACACGCTTTGGTCCATTGTCGTTCTCGATCACTGGCAGGCGTCCCATTTCGCCACCCCAGTGCACAACCGTGGAATCAAGCATGCCGCGTTGCTTAAGGTCTTTGACCAGTGCAGCCGACGGAATGTCTACCTTCTTACAAGCCGTAGGCAGCCCGCTGGCGATACTGCCATGATGGTCCCAGCGTTGGTTTTCAGTGAACACCTGTGCGAACCGGACGCCCCGTTCGATCAAGCGGCGAGCGATCAAGCATCGAGCGCCGAAATCTTTGGTCGCAGGATCGTCCAGACCATACATCGTTAACGTCGTTTTGGTCTCGGTGCTGAAATCGACCGCTTCTTTGGCAGCGAGTTGCATTTTCGACGCCAGTTCATAACTAGCGATTCGAGCCTCCAGATCCTGGTACCCTTCACGCTCGGCCAGATGCTGGCGGTTCAATTGTTCCAAGAAACCGAGGGCTTCTTTCTGGGCTACACCCTTCAGATGTGCCGGAGGGTCAAGGTTCAAAATCCGTGGTTCTTTGGGCCGGATGACGGTCCCTTGATAGACCGAAGGTAAGAACCCGTTGGTCCAGTTTTCGACACCCATGACCGGCAATTGACCTGGATCGATCAACGCAACATAGGCGGGCAGGTTGTCCGTTTCGCATCCCAACCCGTAGGTCAACCAGCTGCCGACCGTAGGCCGACCGGTGAGGATTCGTCCGTTCTGCAATGCCTGAATCGACTGGCCGTGATTGTTAACCCCGGTGTGCATCGACCGGATCATCGTGATGTCATCGACAACGCCTGCCAGTCCTGGCAGCAGTTCCGACAATTCCATCCCGCACTCGCCATGTTTGCTGAACTTCCAAGGCGAAGCCATCAGCTTGGAACTTGCTTCGGCGGCGTTGTCGTATTTAATATCGCCTTCGAAGGTTTTCCCATCCATCTTGTCCAGTTCAGGCTTTGGATCGAACAGATCCAGATGACTGGGGCCTCCCTGCATCCAAAGCGAAATCATCGCCTTTGCGGTGGGCTGAAAATGGGGTTTCTTAGGTTTAACGTCGAAGGATTTCGGTTCCAGTTCCGGACGAAGGAACGGATCCTTTGCAGGGGTTTCCGCCTTCAGTTTTTCGTTCTGCAACAAAGTTGCGAGGGCGAACCCCGCCAAACTTATCGCCCCAGAAGCCATGATATGACGGCGTGAGGAAACCGAAGGTCCACTGCGATGCGACCGTCGCTCTCTAGACTGTTGATATTCCATAGCTTCTTAATCTACGTATAGGAAACGGTTTGAACCCAAAAGCGTCTGACAGAAACTAGCGACCGCTAAACGTTGGGGGGTCTGCGTCTTGTCCGCTTTTGCCAGCGCCGCAGCCTCCGCGGAATCGCTTAGGTGCTTTTCTTGTTGGTCAATAAACGCCACAGCCATATCGACTTGTTCTTCACTTGGCGTCTGGCACAGTGCCAGTTCCCAGCCAAGCTTCACCTGAGCTCTTCGATCCTCACCAGCTTCTTCGGCAAGCCGGCCAGCAAAATCGCTTGAGCGCTTCAGTAAGAATTCACTGTTCATCAATAACAAAGACTGTGGAGCAACAGTCGACGTAGCGCGTGTTTCACAATTCGGCGCCATTTTGGGAGCGTCAAAAGTATCAAGCAGCCCCAGCGGACGGCTTCGACGCACCTGTACGTAGACGGAGCGTCTTGAATCTTCTCCCTTCATATCGATCACGGCACCAGGACGACCTGCACTCAGGTTTTCCTTACCAACGACGATTTGTCCGACGCGGTCGGCCATCACGGGAACAGGAGGTCCGAATCGCTTAGCATTCAATTTGCCACTGACCGCCAAGACACTGTCTCGCAATGTTTCGGCTTCTAGGCGTCGAAGCGACATCCCGCTTAACAAGCGATTGTCTGGATCGGTTCCATCCGCCGGCATGGTTCGCAGCGCCTGTCGATAGGCCGTCGAAGTCATTATCAATTTGTGTAACTCCTTGACGCTCCATTCGTTCGTCATGAAGTAAGTGGCCAGCCAATCAAGCAACTCTGGATGCGAAGGGCGATCGCCCAAGATCCCGAAATCACTCGGAGTCGTTACGATCCCTTTTCCGAAATGGTGCATCCAAAACCGATTGACCAAAACCCTTGCGACAAGTGGATGCTCGCCGCTTGTCAAGTATTTGGCGTAGGCCAAACGGCGACCGGTGGTCGGTAGGTTTTCATCGTCGACAGGAATTTCAACCGCTTTGCCAGCGGCAGGAATCGACAAGACAGCTGGTTTAACTTCCTGGCGTGGGTTGCGATGATCGCCTCGAGAAAACAAAAACGTTTCAGGAACCTTCGCTGGGATTTCGGTCAACGCCCGCACGAATTCTTCTTTCGGCTTCTTGGCCCGGATCGCACTGGCACGGCTCCTGATCGCTGCTAATTGCGGCGCACGTTCTTTAGTCTGATCGATTTCCGCTTTCAGCGCCGCCAATTCCGCAGCGGCCGCTTTATCGTGCTTAGCCAAATTGCCCGCGGTCACCACCAGGTCAGGGTGTGCGGCAATCAAGTCTTTTTGTTCTTTCGTACGCTTATCCGCGGCAACAAGCAGAGCGGCTGCGAACGGTTTGGCAACCTCCTCGGCGACTTCAGCGAGAGCCTTTTCTTGTGTCGCGGCAACAACCGTTTCGGTCTTTTCAGCGTAGGCTTTCTTCAACCCGGCCAGTTTGCCGCGTAGCTCTCGATCGTAAAGATACAAAGAACCGGTTGAAATCTTCAGAATCTTGGGATACTTCTTCAGATGGGCATTCTGTTCTTCGGTCCGTTTTTTGACCGGCGTCTGATAGGCCAAGCGAACCGCGTCGTGCAGTTCTTCGGGAACATGATGGACCAACTGGTCTTCTAAGGTCTCCGCGATCAGCTCTGCCGCGCGTTTTTTGTATTCGGCGTCGACCACCTTCGCTTCGGCTTCGATTTCAGCAGCCGTTTTCCGATCGTCGTCGGTATAGAGCGATACCAGTCGGGCGCCGGGGTTTCGCCAATTCTTCCAGTCATAGGCTGGTTCAAAAATCGCGCGAACCTGAAAGTACTCGGCATGCGGAATCGGATCGTAGCGATGGTTGTGACACTGTGCACAGCTGAGCGTTAACCCCAACAACGAACTGCCCACGACATGCAGGGCATCGGCCATCACTTGATTCTGAGCGAGAGGTTTTTCTTCGCCACTAACCTTGCCGGTCCCATCGGGGACCATCCGTAGAAAACCGGTTGCAATCAGCTTTGCCGTTTCTTCACTGGACAGATTTTTCTTGGGATAGCCGATCATTTCGTCACCCGCCAATTGCTCGCGGATGAAGCGATCAAATGGCATGTCATCGTTAAACGCCGAAATCACGTAGTCACGATAATGGTAGGCATGGGAGCGGACAGGGTCATCCACGGTGTATCCCTCGGAATCGGCGTAGCCGACGACATCCAACCAGTGCCGGCCCCAACGTTCCCCATAGGCAGGTGATTCCAACAAGCGGTCAATCAAATTCTCGACAGCCTGCGGGTCGGTATCCGCAATAAACTCTTCAACTTCTGGCCGAGTGGGCGGAAGGCCCGTTAGGTCGAAGGTAGCGCGACGGATGAACGTCTGACGATCCGCGTCAGGCGAGAACGCCATCTGTTCTTCTTCCAGGCGACGCAGCAAGAAGGCATCGATGGGATTTCGAACGCGATCCAGAGCAGCCACTTCAGGGACCTCAGGATTTTGAATCGGCCGGAAGGACCAAAACTCACGCTCTTCAGGTGGAACATAGACACCATCTGGAATCGACTCTGGCTCGGGACGCAGCGTTTTCGCACCCGTCGCAACCCAGCGACGCAGGACATCCACGTCCTCCTCAGTCAGTTTCACCTCTCCAGGCGGCATGTCTTGCGAGGCCGTTCGCTCGACGAGCGGGCTTTCGTCGGGGCTACCGGCGACCACGCCAGGGCCGCTGTCGCCACCGACATGAATGAATCGACTAAGCCGGAGATCTAATTCTCCGCCGGTCTCTTC comes from the Roseimaritima multifibrata genome and includes:
- a CDS encoding DUF1501 domain-containing protein, whose translation is MEYQQSRERRSHRSGPSVSSRRHIMASGAISLAGFALATLLQNEKLKAETPAKDPFLRPELEPKSFDVKPKKPHFQPTAKAMISLWMQGGPSHLDLFDPKPELDKMDGKTFEGDIKYDNAAEASSKLMASPWKFSKHGECGMELSELLPGLAGVVDDITMIRSMHTGVNNHGQSIQALQNGRILTGRPTVGSWLTYGLGCETDNLPAYVALIDPGQLPVMGVENWTNGFLPSVYQGTVIRPKEPRILNLDPPAHLKGVAQKEALGFLEQLNRQHLAEREGYQDLEARIASYELASKMQLAAKEAVDFSTETKTTLTMYGLDDPATKDFGARCLIARRLIERGVRFAQVFTENQRWDHHGSIASGLPTACKKVDIPSAALVKDLKQRGMLDSTVVHWGGEMGRLPVIENDNGPKRVGRDHNTYGFSMWVAGGGFKKGHVYGATDELGHKAVENVVNHFDYHATLLHLFGLDAERLNFDSNNRTMSLLDNQGGKVIKGLLA
- a CDS encoding PSD1 and planctomycete cytochrome C domain-containing protein, producing the protein MRSHSILAAVFLLGLALPLRAESDKQNAADSVSFEEDVRPILKAHCLECHGEGEETGGELDLRLSRFIHVGGDSGPGVVAGSPDESPLVERTASQDMPPGEVKLTEEDVDVLRRWVATGAKTLRPEPESIPDGVYVPPEEREFWSFRPIQNPEVPEVAALDRVRNPIDAFLLRRLEEEQMAFSPDADRQTFIRRATFDLTGLPPTRPEVEEFIADTDPQAVENLIDRLLESPAYGERWGRHWLDVVGYADSEGYTVDDPVRSHAYHYRDYVISAFNDDMPFDRFIREQLAGDEMIGYPKKNLSSEETAKLIATGFLRMVPDGTGKVSGEEKPLAQNQVMADALHVVGSSLLGLTLSCAQCHNHRYDPIPHAEYFQVRAIFEPAYDWKNWRNPGARLVSLYTDDDRKTAAEIEAEAKVVDAEYKKRAAELIAETLEDQLVHHVPEELHDAVRLAYQTPVKKRTEEQNAHLKKYPKILKISTGSLYLYDRELRGKLAGLKKAYAEKTETVVAATQEKALAEVAEEVAKPFAAALLVAADKRTKEQKDLIAAHPDLVVTAGNLAKHDKAAAAELAALKAEIDQTKERAPQLAAIRSRASAIRAKKPKEEFVRALTEIPAKVPETFLFSRGDHRNPRQEVKPAVLSIPAAGKAVEIPVDDENLPTTGRRLAYAKYLTSGEHPLVARVLVNRFWMHHFGKGIVTTPSDFGILGDRPSHPELLDWLATYFMTNEWSVKELHKLIMTSTAYRQALRTMPADGTDPDNRLLSGMSLRRLEAETLRDSVLAVSGKLNAKRFGPPVPVMADRVGQIVVGKENLSAGRPGAVIDMKGEDSRRSVYVQVRRSRPLGLLDTFDAPKMAPNCETRATSTVAPQSLLLMNSEFLLKRSSDFAGRLAEEAGEDRRAQVKLGWELALCQTPSEEQVDMAVAFIDQQEKHLSDSAEAAALAKADKTQTPQRLAVASFCQTLLGSNRFLYVD